The proteins below come from a single Arthrobacter crystallopoietes genomic window:
- a CDS encoding protealysin inhibitor emfourin, which translates to MRISVKRTGGFAGLTRRWAVEVGQPELRDEWLPIIESCPWDDVPQTQNQPDRYMYWISAGEREASLPEQDVTGPWRQLVDRTLESARQEEGRRAERGPQGPEGFFRDTDPGER; encoded by the coding sequence ATGAGGATCAGCGTCAAGCGCACCGGCGGATTCGCGGGTCTGACGAGGCGCTGGGCAGTTGAAGTGGGCCAGCCCGAACTGCGTGACGAGTGGCTGCCCATCATTGAATCCTGCCCTTGGGACGATGTCCCGCAGACGCAGAACCAGCCGGACCGCTATATGTACTGGATCAGCGCCGGCGAACGGGAGGCTTCCCTTCCGGAGCAAGACGTAACCGGCCCCTGGCGGCAACTGGTGGATCGCACCTTGGAAAGTGCCCGGCAGGAAGAGGGCCGTCGCGCGGAACGCGGACCCCAAGGCCCGGAGGGCTTTTTCCGGGACACGGATCCCGGAGAGCGTTAA